The following coding sequences lie in one Paenibacillus durus ATCC 35681 genomic window:
- a CDS encoding ABC transporter substrate-binding protein, with amino-acid sequence MILVLAMFMVVLAGCGGNTSANTEATNTSSNNETSSDKGSANAAAAPVKITWWHSMSGTGEKAINKIVTDFNASHQGIQVEAVYQGKYDESLNKLKASLGSNSGPDLIQVYEIGSKFMIDSKMITPVQKFIDEDKFDLSSLEPNIIRYYTIGGQLNAMPFNTSNPILYYNKDAFKAAGLDPENPPKTFEEYEAAAKALSKNGKPGAAIAIYGWFMEQLFANQNAEYVNGGNGRDQAATESLLASDAGVKTLEWWKKMVDEKAVANLGRDTDDTDSAFAAGQVAMTLDSTASLRKIVDAVGGKFEVGTGFLPRPESVKEGGVVVGGASLYIMNNKPEEEQKAAWELIKYVASPEVQAEWSVSTGYFPITKAAYDQQVLKDNMVKFPQFQTAVDQLHASSASNATSGAVMGIFPEARQIVEGAIEEALNGQKEPKKALEDAAAQITDKLKQYNATVK; translated from the coding sequence ATGATTCTAGTGCTCGCCATGTTTATGGTGGTTTTGGCAGGCTGCGGAGGGAACACAAGCGCGAATACTGAAGCAACCAATACATCGTCTAACAACGAGACCAGCAGTGATAAAGGTTCGGCTAACGCCGCAGCGGCACCGGTAAAAATCACCTGGTGGCACTCCATGTCCGGCACCGGCGAGAAAGCAATCAACAAGATTGTAACTGACTTTAACGCAAGCCATCAAGGCATTCAGGTTGAAGCGGTTTACCAGGGCAAGTACGACGAGAGCCTGAACAAGCTGAAGGCGTCTCTCGGGTCGAACAGCGGCCCGGATTTGATTCAGGTGTATGAGATTGGCAGCAAATTTATGATCGACTCCAAGATGATTACTCCTGTACAAAAGTTTATCGACGAGGATAAATTTGACTTGTCTTCCCTGGAACCGAACATTATCCGTTACTATACGATTGGCGGACAGCTGAATGCGATGCCGTTCAATACGTCCAATCCAATCCTGTACTACAACAAGGACGCCTTCAAAGCGGCCGGACTCGATCCCGAGAATCCGCCCAAGACCTTTGAGGAATATGAGGCGGCAGCCAAAGCGCTCAGCAAGAACGGCAAGCCGGGGGCCGCGATCGCGATTTACGGATGGTTCATGGAGCAGCTGTTCGCCAATCAGAATGCCGAGTATGTGAACGGTGGCAATGGCCGCGATCAGGCGGCGACGGAATCGCTGCTTGCTTCGGACGCCGGTGTGAAGACACTGGAATGGTGGAAAAAGATGGTGGATGAAAAAGCCGTTGCCAATCTTGGACGCGATACGGACGATACGGACAGCGCATTTGCCGCCGGACAGGTAGCGATGACCTTGGATTCGACCGCTTCCCTGCGGAAGATCGTGGATGCGGTAGGAGGCAAGTTCGAGGTGGGAACCGGCTTTCTGCCGAGACCGGAAAGCGTCAAAGAAGGCGGCGTTGTTGTCGGCGGAGCCAGTCTGTACATTATGAACAACAAGCCGGAGGAGGAGCAGAAAGCAGCTTGGGAATTAATCAAGTACGTGGCTTCCCCGGAAGTTCAGGCGGAATGGAGCGTAAGCACCGGCTACTTCCCGATTACGAAGGCCGCATACGATCAACAGGTCTTGAAAGACAACATGGTCAAATTCCCGCAGTTCCAGACAGCCGTTGATCAGCTTCATGCTTCAAGCGCCTCGAATGCCACATCAGGAGCGGTAATGGGGATTTTCCCGGAAGCGCGCCAGATCGTAGAAGGCGCAATCGAGGAGGCGCTGAACGGGCAGAAGGAGCCGAAGAAGGCGCTTGAGGATGCTGCGGCGCAGATCACCGACAAGCTGAAGCAGTATAACGCGACGGTAAAATAA